From a single Sinorhizobium sp. RAC02 genomic region:
- a CDS encoding TraB/GumN family protein: MIATLQKSRTAIADRLADAGLWMMAALHVLVALSFLVVLATLSPANAQEPPVCGGDNLLVKYEKDDPAGFAKLRAEADAVPNGKGIFWKIEKDGRPASWLLGTMHVTDPRVLAMPEAARTAYANATTIVVESDEIADEKKAAAAIMTRPDLTMFTDGKSITDFLDKDGEDKLAEGLKTRGLSLAAVGRMKPWMIMSFVALPACEVARKTSGIAFLDQRLARDALADGKTLKGLETLIEQISALDSLPIEPQVEGLVQTLALGDTLKDVIETMSQLYLAGDTGMIMPMMRAAAPQTDDDKAAYADFEQRIIIDRNHTMAERAAPILANGNVFIAVGSLHLPGAEGVVELLRKQGFTVTAVN, from the coding sequence ATGATCGCCACGCTTCAGAAAAGCCGTACTGCCATCGCCGACCGCCTGGCGGATGCCGGCCTCTGGATGATGGCAGCGCTTCATGTGCTGGTCGCCCTCTCCTTCCTCGTCGTTCTGGCGACGCTCTCTCCCGCCAATGCACAGGAACCGCCGGTCTGCGGCGGCGATAACCTGCTGGTGAAATACGAGAAGGACGATCCGGCGGGCTTTGCCAAGCTGCGTGCCGAGGCGGACGCCGTGCCGAACGGCAAGGGCATCTTCTGGAAGATCGAGAAGGATGGCAGGCCCGCCTCCTGGCTGCTCGGTACCATGCATGTGACGGACCCGCGCGTGCTCGCCATGCCGGAGGCCGCACGCACCGCCTATGCCAATGCCACGACCATCGTCGTCGAATCGGACGAAATCGCCGACGAGAAGAAGGCGGCCGCGGCGATCATGACCCGGCCCGACCTCACCATGTTCACCGATGGCAAATCCATCACCGACTTCCTCGACAAGGACGGTGAGGACAAGCTGGCGGAGGGCCTCAAGACCCGCGGCCTGTCGCTCGCCGCCGTCGGCCGCATGAAGCCGTGGATGATCATGAGCTTCGTGGCACTTCCCGCCTGCGAAGTCGCTCGCAAGACATCCGGCATTGCCTTCCTCGATCAGCGCCTCGCCAGGGATGCGCTTGCCGATGGCAAGACGCTGAAGGGTCTCGAAACCCTGATCGAGCAGATTTCCGCCCTCGATTCGCTGCCGATCGAGCCGCAGGTGGAAGGCCTCGTCCAGACGCTGGCGCTCGGCGACACGCTGAAGGACGTCATCGAAACGATGAGCCAGCTCTATCTCGCCGGCGATACCGGCATGATCATGCCGATGATGCGCGCCGCCGCCCCCCAGACGGACGACGACAAGGCCGCCTATGCCGATTTCGAGCAGCGCATCATCATCGACCGCAACCACACGATGGCGGAGCGCGCAGCCCCCATCCTGGCGAACGGCAACGTCTTCATCGCCGTCGGCAGCCTGCACCTTCCGGGCGCCGAAGGTGTCGTGGAGCTGCTGCGCAAGCAGGGTTTTACCGTGACGGCGGTGAACTAA
- a CDS encoding DUF2867 domain-containing protein, translating into MSPVSRPVSLPHPLLPSADWADRFTLGLPVDNLTAREAARLALEHPPGWVRRLMVLRNALVAPFGLKGAAEQVKTSETEIGGFPVVSATDDRVVLGFDDRHLDFRIVIDIRQDRPSGQTLSVMTLVHRNNLLGRLYLAAVMPFHKLIVRTMLSGIGRRVVQR; encoded by the coding sequence ATGTCCCCCGTATCGAGACCCGTCTCGCTCCCGCATCCACTTCTTCCGTCTGCCGACTGGGCGGATCGTTTTACGCTTGGCTTGCCCGTCGACAACCTCACGGCACGCGAGGCGGCACGGCTGGCGCTGGAGCACCCGCCGGGCTGGGTGCGCCGGCTGATGGTGCTGCGCAATGCGCTCGTCGCGCCCTTCGGGCTGAAGGGGGCGGCGGAGCAGGTGAAGACATCGGAAACGGAGATCGGCGGCTTTCCGGTGGTGAGTGCGACCGACGACCGGGTCGTGCTCGGCTTCGACGACCGGCATCTGGATTTCCGCATCGTCATCGACATCCGGCAGGACCGGCCGAGCGGCCAGACCTTGAGCGTGATGACGCTCGTGCATCGCAACAACCTGCTCGGCAGGCTTTATCTTGCAGCCGTCATGCCGTTCCACAAGCTGATCGTTCGCACGATGCTGTCCGGCATCGGACGCCGGGTCGTCCAGAGGTGA
- the lpdA gene encoding dihydrolipoyl dehydrogenase, with protein sequence MAYDLIVIGSGPGGYVCAIKAAQLGLKVAVVEKRATYGGTCLNVGCIPSKALLHASETYSHAAHGMEALGIDGVKPTLNLPKMMAHKDATVKSNVDGVAFLFKKNKIDGIQGTGKVLGAGKVSVTNDKGEEQVLETKNIVIATGSDVSGIPGVPVDIDETIIVSSTGGIALEKVPGHLIVVGGGVIGLELGSVWARLGAKVTVVEYLDTILGGMDGDVSKQFQRMLAKQGMEFKLGAKVTGVEKAGSGAKVTFEPVKGGDATTIDADVVLIATGRKPYTDGLGLKEAGVVLDNRGRVEIDNHFQTNVPGIYALGDVVRGPMLAHKAEDEGVAVAEILAGQAGHVNYDVIPGVVYTQPEVASVGKTEEELKAAGIAYKAGKFPFTANGRARAMLATDGFVKVLADKDTDRVLGVHIVGFGAGEMIHEAAVLMEFGGSSEDLGRTCHAHPTMSEAVKEAALATFFKPIHM encoded by the coding sequence ATGGCATATGATCTCATCGTTATCGGTTCCGGCCCCGGCGGCTATGTCTGCGCCATCAAGGCGGCTCAGCTCGGCCTGAAGGTGGCGGTCGTCGAAAAGCGCGCGACCTACGGCGGCACCTGCCTCAATGTCGGCTGCATTCCGTCGAAGGCGCTGCTGCACGCGTCGGAGACCTACAGCCATGCCGCCCATGGCATGGAAGCGCTCGGCATCGACGGCGTGAAGCCGACGCTCAACCTGCCGAAGATGATGGCGCACAAGGATGCGACCGTGAAGTCGAACGTCGACGGCGTCGCCTTCCTGTTCAAGAAGAACAAGATCGACGGTATCCAGGGCACCGGCAAGGTGCTGGGCGCAGGCAAGGTCTCCGTCACCAACGACAAGGGTGAAGAGCAGGTCCTGGAGACGAAGAACATCGTCATCGCCACCGGCTCCGACGTCTCCGGCATTCCGGGCGTCCCCGTCGATATCGACGAGACGATCATCGTCTCCTCGACGGGCGGCATCGCGCTCGAAAAAGTGCCGGGTCATCTCATCGTCGTCGGCGGTGGTGTGATCGGCCTCGAGCTCGGCTCGGTCTGGGCCCGCCTCGGCGCCAAGGTGACGGTTGTCGAATATCTCGACACGATCCTCGGCGGCATGGACGGCGACGTTTCCAAGCAGTTCCAGCGCATGCTCGCCAAGCAGGGCATGGAGTTCAAGCTCGGCGCCAAGGTGACGGGTGTGGAAAAGGCGGGTTCGGGCGCCAAGGTGACCTTCGAGCCGGTCAAGGGCGGTGACGCGACCACCATCGACGCCGACGTCGTGCTGATCGCCACCGGCCGCAAGCCCTACACCGATGGCCTCGGCCTCAAGGAAGCCGGTGTGGTGCTCGACAACCGCGGCCGCGTCGAGATCGACAACCACTTCCAGACCAACGTTCCCGGCATCTATGCGCTGGGTGACGTGGTGCGCGGCCCGATGCTCGCCCACAAGGCGGAAGACGAGGGTGTGGCGGTTGCCGAAATCCTCGCCGGCCAGGCGGGTCACGTGAACTATGACGTCATCCCGGGCGTCGTCTACACCCAGCCGGAAGTCGCCTCCGTCGGCAAGACGGAAGAGGAGCTGAAGGCCGCGGGCATCGCCTACAAGGCCGGCAAGTTCCCCTTCACGGCAAACGGCCGCGCCCGCGCCATGCTGGCGACCGACGGCTTCGTCAAGGTGCTGGCCGACAAGGACACCGATCGCGTGCTCGGCGTGCACATCGTCGGCTTCGGCGCCGGCGAGATGATCCACGAGGCAGCCGTGCTGATGGAGTTCGGCGGCTCGTCGGAAGACCTCGGTCGCACCTGCCATGCGCACCCGACCATGTCGGAAGCCGTCAAGGAAGCCGCACTCGCGACCTTCTTCAAGCCGATCCATATGTGA
- a CDS encoding tyrosine recombinase XerC — MNELLIIADPTLMAERQGWLAALADERRLSGNTLDAYERDTRQFLAFLTGHLAAPARLKDIDNLRPADLRGFLASRRRDGAGARTLGRGLAGLRSFLRHLERKGLANAAGASAVRSPKQPKSLPKPLSDRQAIAVVDAHEQLADEPWIRMRNAAVLTLLYGCGLRISEALSLTPADFAGKPTSLRITGKGDKMRIVPLIAPALTGVQDYIKLCPIPLSDDRPLFRGARGGPLQPAIIQREMQKMRGALGLPDSATPHALRHSFATHLLAGGGDLRTIQELLGHASLSTTQVYTGVDSARLLEIYDRAHPRA; from the coding sequence ATGAACGAACTTCTCATCATCGCCGACCCGACGCTGATGGCCGAGCGGCAGGGCTGGCTGGCAGCACTTGCCGACGAGCGACGGCTCTCCGGCAACACGCTCGACGCCTACGAGCGCGACACCCGCCAGTTCCTCGCCTTCCTCACCGGGCATCTCGCCGCCCCGGCCCGCCTCAAGGACATCGACAACCTGCGCCCGGCGGACCTGCGCGGTTTTCTCGCCTCCCGTCGCCGCGATGGAGCCGGTGCCCGCACGCTTGGCCGTGGCCTCGCCGGCCTGCGCTCGTTCCTGCGCCATCTGGAGCGCAAGGGCCTCGCCAATGCCGCTGGCGCCTCCGCCGTGCGTTCGCCGAAACAGCCGAAGTCGCTGCCGAAGCCATTGTCCGACCGCCAGGCCATCGCCGTCGTCGATGCGCATGAGCAACTGGCCGACGAACCGTGGATCCGCATGCGCAACGCCGCCGTGCTGACATTGCTCTATGGCTGCGGCCTGCGCATCTCCGAGGCGCTGTCGCTGACGCCCGCCGATTTCGCCGGCAAGCCCACGTCGCTGCGCATCACCGGCAAGGGCGACAAGATGCGCATCGTGCCGCTGATCGCACCGGCACTCACTGGTGTTCAGGATTACATAAAACTCTGCCCCATCCCGCTGTCCGACGACAGGCCGCTCTTTCGCGGCGCGCGCGGCGGGCCGTTGCAGCCGGCCATCATCCAGCGCGAGATGCAGAAGATGCGCGGCGCGCTCGGCCTTCCCGACAGCGCCACGCCCCATGCGCTGCGCCATTCCTTCGCCACACACCTTCTTGCCGGCGGCGGGGACCTGCGCACCATCCAGGAACTGCTCGGCCATGCCAGCCTCTCGACGACGCAGGTCTATACCGGCGTCGATTCGGCCCGGCTTCTCGAAATCTACGACCGCGCCCATCCCCGCGCCTGA
- a CDS encoding SDR family oxidoreductase, protein MTEAPVLLVTGGSRGIGASVCRMAGAAGWQVAVNYVSNLDAAEAVVAQIHALGGSAIAVQGDVGSELGLASIFSAIDGTFGRLDGLVNNAGIVALPQRLDEMSAERLERMFAVNVMGSIRCAQEAVRRMSTLHGGKGGSIVNISSVAAQLGSAGQYIDYAASKGAIESFTIGLAREVALEGIRVNLVRPGIIDTDIHASGGLPERARDMASLIPMQRPGTADEVAHSILYLLSDAASYVTGAALNVSGGR, encoded by the coding sequence ATGACGGAAGCACCCGTTCTTCTCGTCACCGGCGGCAGCCGTGGCATCGGCGCAAGTGTCTGCCGCATGGCGGGCGCTGCCGGCTGGCAGGTCGCGGTGAACTATGTCTCCAACCTCGACGCGGCCGAGGCTGTCGTCGCGCAGATCCATGCGCTGGGCGGCTCGGCGATTGCCGTTCAGGGTGATGTCGGCAGTGAGCTCGGCCTTGCCTCGATCTTTTCGGCGATCGACGGCACCTTCGGCCGGCTCGACGGGCTGGTCAACAATGCCGGCATCGTCGCCCTGCCCCAGCGTCTCGACGAGATGTCCGCCGAGCGGCTGGAGCGCATGTTCGCCGTCAACGTCATGGGCTCGATCCGCTGTGCGCAGGAAGCGGTGCGGCGCATGTCGACGCTGCATGGTGGCAAGGGCGGCTCGATCGTCAACATTTCCTCGGTGGCGGCCCAGCTCGGCTCGGCCGGGCAATATATCGATTATGCCGCGAGCAAGGGCGCGATCGAGAGCTTTACCATCGGGCTTGCCCGCGAGGTGGCGCTGGAAGGCATCCGTGTCAATCTCGTGCGCCCCGGCATCATCGACACCGACATCCACGCTTCCGGCGGCCTGCCGGAGCGGGCGCGCGACATGGCCTCGCTCATTCCGATGCAGCGGCCGGGTACGGCCGATGAAGTCGCCCATTCCATTCTCTATCTTCTCTCCGATGCGGCATCCTATGTGACGGGTGCCGCCCTCAACGTCAGCGGCGGCCGCTAG